From the genome of Eucalyptus grandis isolate ANBG69807.140 chromosome 2, ASM1654582v1, whole genome shotgun sequence, one region includes:
- the LOC104433168 gene encoding CDP-diacylglycerol--serine O-phosphatidyltransferase 1: MEPHDHRRQRRQNNLLHANGNGNVTVVDEFDPWTAWAYKPRTISLLLIGACFLIWASGALDPERSESGDVVTSVKRGVWAMIAVFLAYCLLQAPSTVLIRPHPAIWRLVHGMAVIYLVALTFLLFQKRDDARQFMKFLHPDLGVELPERSYGADCRIYLPENPTSRFKNVYDTLFDEFVLAHIFGWWGKAILIRNQPLLWLLSVGFEFMELTFRHMLPNFNECWWDSIILDIFICNWFGIWAGMHTVRYFDGKTYEWVGISQQPNVIGKVKRTLGQFTPAQWDKDEWHPLLGPWRFIQVLSLCVVFLTVELNTFFLKFCLWVPPRNPVIVYRLILWWLIAIPTIREYNSYLQDRKKVKKVGALVWLSLAICIVELLICIKFGHGLYPNPMPQWLVVFWSSVGLGIVAFLIVWSWQLHRSMQRKRH; encoded by the exons ATGGAGCCTCATGATCATAGAAGACAAAGGAGACAGAATAATCTTTTGCACGCAAATGGCAATGGCAATGTGACTGTTGTCGATGAATTTGATCCTTGGACTGCATGGGCATACAAGCCACGGACCATATCCCTCTTACTAATTGGAGCATGTTTTCTGAT ATGGGCAAGTGGAGCTCTTGATCCAGAAAGAAGTGAATCTGGTGATGTCGTTACATCTGTGAAAAG GGGGGTGTGGGCCATGATTGCAGTGTTTCTGGCTTATTGCTTGCTGCAAGCCCCATCCAC GGTCCTTATTAGGCCTCATCCTGCAATTTGGCGTCTAGTCCATGGCATGGCTGTTATATACCTTGTTGCTCTCACATTCTTGCTTTTTCAG AAGCGTGATGATGCTCGACAATTCATGAAGTTTCTCCATCCTGATCTGGGAGTCG AACTTCCTGAACGATCATACGGAGCTGACTGCAGGATTTATCTCCCAGAAAATCCTACGAGCAGGTTTAAGAATGTTTAT GATACActgtttgatgaatttgtgcTTGCCCACATCTTTGGCTGGTGGGGAAAAGCGATATTGATTCGTAATCAGCCACTTCTGTGGCTGCTATCAGTTGGATTTGAGTTCATGGAG CTCACATTTCGTCACATGTTACCCAACTTCAATGAGTGCTGGTGGGACAGCATTATTCTGGATATATTCATATGCAACTGGTTTG GTATTTGGGCTGGAATGCATACTGTCAGGTATTTTGATGGGAAAACATATGAGTGGGTTGGTATAAGTCAACAACCTAATGTCATAGGGAAG GTTAAACGGACATTGGGACAATTCACCCCAGCTCAGTGGGACAAAGACGAGTGGCACCCCTTGCTTGGTCCATGGCGTTTCATTCAAGTCCTTAGTCTTTGTGTTGTCTTCTTGACAGTGGAGCTGAACACATTCTTTCTCAAGTTCTGTCTGTGGGTTCCTCCAAGGAACCCGGTCATCGTGTATAGGTTGATCCTATGGTGGCTCATTGCAATCCCCACAATCCGTGAATACAATTCATATCTCCAGgacag gaaaaaggtgaaaaaggtTGGGGCTTTAGTTTGGCTTTCGCTGGCAATATGTATTGTGGAGCTTCTCATATGCATCAAGTTTGGACATG GTTTGTATCCAAACCCGATGCCTCAGTGGTTGGTAGTCTTCTGGTCTTCTGTTGGTTTGGGCATCGTAGCATTTCTCATTGTCTGGTCGTGGCAGCTACATAGAAGCATGCAAAGAAAGAGGCATTGA